A portion of the Cryptomeria japonica chromosome 5, Sugi_1.0, whole genome shotgun sequence genome contains these proteins:
- the LOC131034690 gene encoding subtilisin-like protease SBT1.3, translating to MAKACLATFILTLLSLSAILGTTENYGGRKAYIVHILKSMKPQQFNSHHHWYASMLDQIVQSDPSAKEMLYTYDTLLHGFAARLTKAEAQAMEVMDGCLAVIHSSLNKISTTHTPEFLGLSSSGLWSRYSTYGKDIIVGMIDTGIWPESKSFKDEGLGPAPTGWKGACESGRRFDSSNCNGKIIGARYFSKGYEAQNPTPINETLEYKSPRDNDGHGTHTASTVAGAAVSGISYFGFANGTARGMAPQARLAIYKACWADGCYDTDTVAAMEQAIADGVHIISISIGSRDTAFYNDNRAIAAFGAIERGVFVSASAGNGGPYPFTLGNVAPWITTVGASSIDRDFPASVVLGNQEMYKGTSTYSRVDDATLQRPLPLVYVSTNDRTSYCVPGSLDPNLVKGKIVICNQISSFKQVARAGGAGLIGANDESYGSQQGITNPNTLPAISVSFTTGEKIKAYIKSTGSNATATMSLKGLTIVGKETTAPIVAAFSSRGPSEEYPQVVKPDIIAPGVNILAAYAGKLPYKFLSGTSMACPHVSGIAALIKAIHPTWRPAAIKSALMTSSYLTDNAEQPITDSFTMRAANPFVLGAGHVNPNTAVDPGLVYDMVPQDYITFLCSLNYTEQQIAPHKVLSFLSQLQFGSR from the coding sequence ATGGCGAAAGCCTGTCTTGCCACCTTCATACTCACGCTGCTTTCTCTCTCTGCCATTTTGGGCACTACTGAAAATTATGGTGGAAGAAAAGCTTACATTGTTCACATCCTCAAGTCCATGAAGCCCCAACAGTTCAATTCGCACCACCACTGGTATGCTTCAATGCTTGACCAGATCGTGCAGTCCGATCCCAGTGCAAAGGAGATGTTATATACATATGACACTCTCTTGCACGGCTTTGCTGCGCGGCTGACCAAGGCAGAGGCCCAGGCCATGGAGGTTATGGACGGCTGCTTGGCTGTCATCCACTCCTCCCTCAATAAAATTTCCACCACCCACACACCAGAGTTTCTTGGTCTCTCCTCCTCTGGATTGTGGTCGCGCTACTCTACATATGGCAAAGATATCATCGTGGGCATGATCGATACGGGAATATGGCCTGAAAGCAAAAGCTTCAAAGATGAAGGCCTTGGACCTGCTCCCACTGGATGGAAAGGCGCGTGCGAAAGTGGGAGGCGCTTCGATTCCTCCAACTGCAATGGAAAAATCATCGGAGCTCGATACTTCTCCAAAGGCTACGAAGCGCAGAACCCGACTCCAATTAATGAAACCTTGGAATACAAATCTCCTAGAGACAACGATGGGCATGGCACTCACACAGCTTCAACCGTGGCCGGCGCCGCAGTTTCCGGGATCAGTTACTTTGGCTTTGCCAATGGGACGGCGAGAGGGATGGCCCCTCAAGCTAGGCTGGCCATCTACAAAGCCTGCTGGGCAGACGGTTGCTATGACACGGACACCGTTGCTGCCATGGAACAAGCCATTGCTGACGGCGTCCACATCATTTCTATTTCAATTGGGTCACGAGATACGGCATTTTACAATGATAACAGAGCTATTGCAGCATTTGGGGCCATCGAAAGGGGTGTCTTTGTTTCTGCGTCAGCAGGAAACGGTGGGCCTTATCCGTTTACTCTTGGTAACGTGGCGCCCTGGATTACTACTGTGGGTGCGAGCAGCATCGATAGAGATTTCCCTGCATCTGTTGTTTTGGGCAACCAAGAGATGTACAAAGGCACTTCCACCTACAGCCGAGTAGATGATGCAACCTTGCAACGGCCTCTGCCATTGGTGTATGTCTCGACCAACGACAGAACAAGCTATTGTGTCCCTGGCAGCCTTGATCCCAATTTGGTTAAGGGAAAAATTGTGATCTGTAATCAAATATCTTCCTTCAAACAAGTGGCCCGAGCAGGGGGTGCGGGACTGATTGGTGCAAACGATGAGAGTTATGGGTCACAGCAGGGCATTACAAATCCAAACACTCTGCCGGCTATCAGCGTGagttttacaactggagaaaaaatCAAAGCTTACATCAAGAGCACCGGGAGTAATGCAACGGCTACCATGAGTCTCAAAGGATTGACGATTGTGGGAAAGGAAACAACTGCTCCCATTGTTGCTGCCTTTTCTTCAAGGGGGCCGAGCGAAGAGTATCCGCAAGTTGTCAAGCCAGATATAATTGCACCGGGTGTGAACATACTGGCAGCATACGCCGGAAAGTTGCCCTATAAGTTTCTTTCAGGGACTTCCATGGCGTGTCCTCACGTCAGTGGCATAGCAGCGCTGATTAAAGCCATACATCCTACATGGCGCCCTGCCGCTATCAAGTCCGCTCTCATGACGTCATCCTACTTGACTGACAATGCAGAGCAGCCAATCACGGATTCATTTACAATGAGAGCAGCCAATCCCTTCGTGTTGGGCGCGGGTCACGTAAATCCAAATACTGCGGTAGACCCTGGACTTGTCTACGACATGGTGCCTCAAGATTACATCACCTTCCTCTGCTCTCTCAACTACACCGAACAACAAATTGCTCCTCACAAAGTACTCAGTTTCCTGTCCCAACTCCAGTTTGGAAGCCGGTGA